tataaatataaataggaaaatatttttttatattttttacgtttaatttgtgaaaataatttaattaacggAAAATAATTTACGGGTGAATAATAACTAACTCCtgttttgaaaattgattttccttttgaaagggtaaataatttttcagaGAAGAGCTGCTTATGActatattgatatttatataaaattaacttgaatcaagtcaaatattatttaattaataataaaattttaattttaatatttaaagttattaaaatattgatatgaaatattataattttaatattattaaacatacaattttatatttaataatataataatttgttaatataatttattattttaataaaattagttaatattaagattttattttagtaacaaatttcagttttaataataatatttttattaatattttaatagtaaatatatatacaatttataaatatctagTCAGAACTGTTctatagataaaatataaatattttaataatataaataagagtaaatgtttaaaaatagtttagtttcatttatttcttgtaCCTTCATTGCTTATTATTAAGCCTATATAAGATATTAGTTATTGGTCATGTTTGACAATTGGTCGATAGTTGATTCTTGATTGcagttgttttcaatgaaacaaatataACCTAATTTATATTGTTGTcgacattattaattttaattaacactAGTTTCTTATTGAGCCATTATTAAATCTTTATACCCAATTGGACTTATCGATATAATCCCAAcgcttaaaataaaagttttatcatcatgtttggtttcttttacatgattttgaaatctaaaatatgatttttatatttaaattaaatttgtcaaataatttatgttaatcatttaaaattatatttaatgcattgtaatataactaattccactatcattaaattaacttattttttgcATTCCAACAtcatatgtaaaataaatattttaacttttactgtattttttttgacattaatgctaacttgaaatttaaaaactaacatTTTCAAAGACTTTTTCAAAACACTTTCTTCAAACCAAATATATTTTAGGAGCACTTTATCGACTACAATACTAATGTTAAACTAGCCTTAAGTAGAAAGGTGTTCGTAGGTCAGATCAAGCTCAAATCATATTTATTCATGGTATTATCATAATTCATGCTTTGCCTAACTCTTGTTGCCCAACCCAAAATATGAACATCAAATTTTTGTCTAAATTTGTTCATATTTGTAAATGGCTAACCTAATTGCAATTTAGGCTCACTTgcattttttaatcttttacgaaaaaattatgctatttttaatttaatatgtttttttcttgtattaaattttttttgatatttttcatgtCTGTTTTATGATCCATGTTCAAGATTTGTAATTACTCCTTTCAATAATGTTGTCTCTAAGGTTCCGAACTTGTATTCTCCCCTTAAAAGTACAATGTGTTGCACCCAAACAGTTggttcttttattaaaattttaaatgtagaCAACTTCATGTTTTTAAGGTTATAGCTTTAAATTTTATGTCatcgaaatataaaaataaattaaatcaaaacttaaCAATACACTACCTAATTGAAAAGGAGTTCAACTAGGTCAAGTTTaatcattaaacatcaaagtTTAACTTTtgtctaaattcatttttagatttaatatttctatCCAAACCTTTTCATAAATtagacaaaatttaaattaaacggGTAGTTAAACTTCAAAGTGTAGATTTAAATAAtggttaaaataatataaaaagtaacCCTGTGTTTGGCCTATTGACTATGCACACACCATAAATAGACAATCCCTACAATTCGAATCAACGacatgaattttatgaaatcactctctctctatataaacAATTATTACAATTCGAATCCATGGATTGTTATGAAACCACTTTGTATATATATTGCTATAAAAGATGTTGATAATGACAATAGAATGATCgcaaaaataagaaaagcaAGAATACAAGTTTTACGTagaaacccttttgggaaaaagtTACGGGCAGAGAAGAAAATATTCACTAATATTGAAAAACAAATGATACAAAAGGAGTTTCGcctacatctatttaaaggttgaaaaaccttattctaatcaatgtcaaatagaagaagtgtagttctatacgGATTCTACTTGTGCGGCATGGTCCATACTGTGAGAGCCGGAGATCTCCTTATTTTACCatcgtattttatttatttaacaagtGATGAGATTCAGGTCACACAactcaaacatatatatatatatatatataattttaccattcaaATCAATGATATGAATTGTTATGAAATCACCTGTGAAGTAAGCCTAGTAGGAATGATTAAGGAAGAAAACTTAGAGTATAAGGAAAAGATGAATGGCAttcacataaaaaaaaaaaaaaagaaagaaaaaagaaacaccatttgaaagaagaaaaagaaagaagaaacacCATTTATGCACCACCACCTTTACAAAAAAGAATAATATCCCATTGTTTTCTCACATTAAGACAAGACAGCTTTGTTAAGTGGAAGGGAAGAGTGCCCCTTTATCCTCCTTTAGTTCTTCATAATGGACACTTTTTGAAGACAGCAACCTTTCgtgaaataaagtaaaatcaaCTCTGCCTTTCTTCTTCTGGAATTTCTTGGAATATTGTTTACCTCCTGCATTGCATTGGAacaatcatttatttatttaaatccgaatttaatttaattttactagaagatttttttgggttaatatattatttaatacttaaatttaatttcaatgttcaatttggtacttgaatatTTTCAGGCCCTGTTGTTGGTATTTTTTGGGCCCTAggtaaaacaataaaatgggATTTTAAGCTccttaaaagttgaaaattttttatttaggtaccttaaaagttagtaaaaacatattttggtcccttaaaacttaaaaaagtttttttggGGCCCTTTAAAAGTTAGTaagtttttttacttttaaaagttaaaaaaaaaatttttgggcctcttaaaaattgaaaaacaatattttagacTCCTTTTAGCCTTAGACCTTAGGCGGCCCGTACATCCAGACGACCCCCAGGGCCCGGCCTGACTATTTCTTTGTTCCATTTTGATAGATGAGTTTGGCTTTAATGTTTACTTTGCAGCTAGATCAAATGGCATCATGTAACCTAATAAATGTTTAACAAATATgctttagtaaaaaaatataggtacttaattgggataaaaaaaaaagcataagtATCAAACACAAAGACTTAATTGGgataaaagaaaactcaaataCCGAAGTAAATCATGTATAGACTTAATTGGgataaaagaaaactcaaataCGAAAGTAAATCATGTAtagaattgagaaaaaaattcaaataccaaatttaacattaaaattaaaataaggacttatctaaataaagtaaaaaagcTTAGTGTTTTACCATTTCAGTCCACCACCTTTGTTAAGAAAGCAAGAAAAATGAGGAAGACAACAGTGGCATTAGCAGCCAAAAAACCAATGAAAATGGCGAATTATGTCTTTTAGCTAAATTATCCCAAGCCCCAAAAGTGGAGAACCTGGCATAACACTTGCCCAAGTACAAATCGCCGTACGCCGCTGCTCTACATTCGGTTTTCAACCGTCCGATTGCTTCCGACAAACAATCCCGACAATCGTCGGCGTTAAGGTCCCCCACGCATTGAGCCAAACCCTGGACATCCCCTGACCCGCCCACTCTGAATGATCCACCGCCGTTCATCAACCCGTTCATCACCGCATCTCGACGGCCCACGATCTCCGATTCCTTGTCGTACTCCACCGACGGCCCGCACTTCTTGAACACCACGTTCTTATCCTGGACTCCTAGGAAGGTAGCGTTGTCGTACTTGACGAAGCAGCCTTGCAGCTGAACCGCGCCACCGCATGCGGATGGGCAATAGGAGCCAGCTTTGGTGATTGCACGGGCGACGCAGGTGGCGCAATCCGGCATAGAAAGGTCGCCGCGGCATTGGTAAAGGCCGTAAACAACGTCTTGGGGACTTGAGCCTATGATGGTGTAGGTGTTGTAGGTGGAGTAAGTGGCTGAGTTAACTAGGGAAGTGAATAGTGAGTTGAGATTGGACTCGAAGGGTGAGTTGGGTGTGTATTTTTGTTGAGAACAGCCTCCAAAGACGAATGAATCTGTAGATGAAGAAACCACTGTTTGGATGGAGAGAAACGTGAAAGAGACGAAGCATATGGAGAGCGAGAGTAGAGCATTAGCTGCCATTATCGCCATGCTTGGTGGTAAGAGAAGGAAgagactatatatatatatatatagttatcaTGCAGGTAAAATGtgctattagtccctgtatttGTATAGAATTTAAGATTTGGTCCCTGTACTACAAAAGTcctacttttttaatttaaaaccttAGTCCaatcattatcatatttgccTCGTTGGTagtttttgtcaatttaacatgtttattcTCCATCAATTGTATGTCATGCTATATGATGATagccaaatcaaaatttcaagttttgacaaaatttgaccccaaaaaaaaaacttatggTTTTAATGATTGGattgagattttaaataaaaaaattaggacgacttaaatttttaatttttaagtacaaagattaaatctcaaattttattatagtataaggactaacgacatattttaactttatcatGCGCTTGAAGTTTAAAATTAGTATGatatattatatcaattgaAACTAATTGACATACATTATTTACGTAAATAGAACATGAAAGATTATCATATTGTTAAAACATTAATTGTACAAAAGTTACGAACACatgtaaaacaattttaaatttgcattAGTGTAGGTGGATCTCaccttataaatatatattattgaggAGTGATTCACTTATATTTGTGTAAAATCTTTTtcatgaataatattttaataatcttgtcgttaaatttattaatataattgtactcgttatataagtaaaatttcaaatccaTCTAACATCTCTATGATCTCATTCAAAAATGTCACATttacccatatatatatataggttgatttaacaaaatatgctgaaaaaaaaaacaattgagaAACTATGTTgcttttctaaaaatttatcgATCTACGATGTTTTTATTCTCTTTCCTGAAAACACATCCTATAGGGCGCATTTTCACAGATGTGGCAGTGAAAACGCGCCTTGTAGGACATGTTTTTAGGAGAGAGAATAAAAACGCGTCCTATAGGGTGCGTTTTTactttggtaattttttttcttgctaTTGGAAATTA
The Gossypium raimondii isolate GPD5lz chromosome 8, ASM2569854v1, whole genome shotgun sequence DNA segment above includes these coding regions:
- the LOC105790377 gene encoding plasmodesmata-located protein 7: MAIMAANALLSLSICFVSFTFLSIQTVVSSSTDSFVFGGCSQQKYTPNSPFESNLNSLFTSLVNSATYSTYNTYTIIGSSPQDVVYGLYQCRGDLSMPDCATCVARAITKAGSYCPSACGGAVQLQGCFVKYDNATFLGVQDKNVVFKKCGPSVEYDKESEIVGRRDAVMNGLMNGGGSFRVGGSGDVQGLAQCVGDLNADDCRDCLSEAIGRLKTECRAAAYGDLYLGKCYARFSTFGAWDNLAKRHNSPFSLVFWLLMPLLSSSFFLLS